Proteins co-encoded in one Caloenas nicobarica isolate bCalNic1 chromosome 19, bCalNic1.hap1, whole genome shotgun sequence genomic window:
- the ENTPD8 gene encoding ectonucleoside triphosphate diphosphohydrolase 8, which translates to MDYKAKAVAGLLAATCVFSIIALILSVVQVKDVFLPPSTKYGLVFDAGSTHTALYIYQWPGDKENGTGIVSQVEACAVSGPGISSYADDPAGAGASLKPCLDKAMKIVPAEQQRETPTYLGATAGMRLLREQNSTKAEQVFAEIAKAVGEYPVDFRGARILTGNEEGSFGWITVNYLLETLVKFSFAEKWEHPQDTEVLGALDLGGASTQITFQPGVTIEDKNTSVSFRLYGTNYSLYTHSYLCYGQTQALKMLLAALHQGNLSSQHISHPCYPNGYQENITTADLYNSPCVRAPNTSSPAQVLTVTGTGDPAACSIAVRKLFNFNISCGANRTCGFNGVYQPPVRGQFFAFAGFYYTFQFLNLTSQQSLNDVNSTVQTFCKTSWTELVETFPQHKGNLHTYCSVAIYILTLLLDGYKFDEHTWNSIQFRQQAANTDIGWTLGFMLNFTNMIPTEALEQVKGHQPSLWAGAVSFIVLAVVAGLVAVVLQCFWKTK; encoded by the exons ATGGACTACAAAGCCAAGGCCGTTGCAGGTCTCCTGGCAGCCACCTGTGTCTTCAGCATCATTGCCCTCATTCTGAGTGTCGTGCAGGTGAAGGACGTGTTTCTgcctcccagcaccaag tACGGGCTGGTGTTCGACGCTGGCTCCACGCACACGGCTCTCTACATCTACCAGTGGCCTGGGGACAAGGAGAACGGCACCGGCATCGTCTCCCAGGTGGAGGCCTGTGCTGTGTCCG GACCCGGCATCTCCAGCTACGCAGACGACCCCGCTGGGGCGGGAGCCAGCCTGAAGCCCTGCCTGGACAAGGCCATGAAGATCGTCCCGGCAGAGCAGCAGCGGGAGACCCCCACCTACCTGGGGGCCACAGCGGGGATGCGGCTGCTGAG ggagcagaacagcaccAAGGCCGAGCAGGTCTTTGCCGAGATCGCCAAGGCCGTTGGCGAGTACCCTGTGGACTTCCGTGGAGCTCGGATCCTGACGGGGAACGAGGAGGGTTCCTTTGGCTGGATCACCGTCAACTACCTGCTGGAGACCCTCGTCAAG TTTTCCTTTGCAGAGAAATGGGAACACCCACAGGACACCGAGGTTCTCGGAGCTCTGGACCTTGGAGGTGCCTCAACACAAATCACCTTCCAGCCTGGAGTCACCATTGAGGACAAGAACACCTCCGTCTCCTTCCGGCTGTACGGCACCAACTACTCCCTGTACACCCACAGCTATCTCTGCTATGGGCAGACCCAGGCCCTGAAGAtgctgctggcagctctgcaccaG GGCAACCTGTCTTCCCAGCACATATCACACCCCTGCTACCCCAACGGATACCAGGAGAACATCACCACGGCAGACCTCTACAACAGTCCCTGTGTCCGTGCACCAAACACATCCAGTCCTGCGCAGGTCCTCACGGTgacggggacaggggacccAGCAGCGTGCAGCATCGCTGTCCGGAAACTCTTCAACTTCAACATCAGCTGTGGGGCCAACAGGACGTGCGGGTTCAACGGGGTTTATCAGCCACCTGTGCGGGGACAGTTCTTT GCCTTTGCTGGGTTCTACTACACCTTCCAGTTCCTGAACCTGACCAGCCAGCAGTCTCTAAATGACGTCAACTCCACAGTCCAGACCTTCTGCAAGACGAGCTGGACAGAG CTGGTAGAGACTTTCCCACAGCACAAGGGGAACCTACACACGTACTGCTCTGTGGCCATTTACATCTTGACGCTGCTGCTCGATGGCTACAAGTTCGACGAGCACACGTGGAACAGCATCCAGTTCAGGCAGCAG GCAGCGAACACAGACATCGGGTGGACGCTGGGCTTCATGCTGAACTTCACCAACATGATCCCTACGGAGGCTCTGGAACAGGTCAAGGGGCACCAGCCCAGTCTGTGGGCAGGTGCCGTCTCCTTCATAGTGCTGGCCGTAGTGGCAGGTCTGGTGGCCGTTGTCCTCCAGTGCTTCTGGAAAACCAAGTAG
- the LOC135996400 gene encoding ectonucleoside triphosphate diphosphohydrolase 8-like, producing MRTGPLRALGWSVAAVLGVAAFLLVLTPAKDAALPTRNKYGLVFDAGSTHTALYIYRWPVDKENGTGIVSQVEACAVAGPGISSYADDPAGAGASLKPCLDKAMKIVPAEQQRETPTYLGATAGMRLLREQNSTKAEQVFAEIAKAVGEYPVDFRGARILTGNEEGSFGWITVNYLLETLVKFSFTGQWTHPPAEDLVGALDLGGASTQITFLPGTTIEDSSTRALLRLYGTNYSIYTHSYLCYGQKQALKMLMASLHQGNLSSQHISHPCYLNGYQENITTADLYNSPCVHAPNTSSPAQVLTVTGTGDPAACSIAVQKLFNISCGANRTCGFNGVYQPPVRGQFFAFSGLYHNLHFLNLTGGQSLSSVNATIWQFCNSSWEKVQKEFPTMNRTHLRDTCAASTYTLSLLLQGYKFNNTTWPNIHFVQQVADVDVGWTLGYMLNLTNMIPSETPQRVIGLQRSNWIAATVLLAVMLILMFCLLTVTCCQKNLSGYERV from the exons ATGCGGACGGGCCCGCTCAGGGCGCTGGGCTGGAGCGTGGCGGCCGTGCTGGGGGTGGCCGCCTTCCTCCTGGTGCTGACCCCGGCCAAGGATGCTGCCCTTCCGACAAGGAACAAA tACGGGCTGGTGTTCGACGCTGGCTCCACGCACACGGCTCTTTATATCTACCGATGGCCTGTGGACAAGGAGAACGGCACCGGCATCGTCTCCCAGGTGGAAGCCTGTGCTGTGGCCG GACCCGGCATCTCCAGCTACGCAGACGACCCCGCTGGGGCGGGAGCCAGCCTGAAGCCCTGCCTGGACAAGGCCATGAAGATCGTCCCGGCAGAGCAGCAGCGGGAGACCCCCACCTACCTGGGGGCCACAGCGGGGATGCGGCTGCTGAG ggagcagaacagcaccAAGGCCGAGCAGGTCTTTGCCGAGATCGCCAAGGCCGTTGGCGAGTACCCTGTGGACTTCCGTGGAGCTCGGATCCTGACGGGGAACGAGGAGGGTTCCTTTGGCTGGATCACCGTCAACTACCTGCTGGAGACCCTCGTCAAG TTCTCCTTCACAGGCCAGTGGACCCACCCACCGGCAGAAGATTTGGTGGGAGCTCTGGACCTTGGTGGGGCTTCAACCCAGATCACATTCCTTCCTGGGACCACCATAGAAGACAGCAGCACAAGAGCCCTCCTTAGGCTGTATGGGACCAACTACTCCATTTACACCCACAGCTACCTCTGCTATGGGCAAAAGCAAGCCCTGAAGATGCTGATGGCATCCTTACACCAG ggCAACCTGTCTTCCCAGCACATATCACACCCCTGCTACCTCAACGGGTACCAGGAGAACATCACCACGGCAGACCTCTACAACAGTCCCTGTGTCCATGCACCAAACACATCCAGTCCTGCGCAGGTCCTCACggtgacagggacaggggacccAGCAGCGTGCAGCATCGCTGTCCAGAAACTCTTCAACATCAGCTGTGGGGCCAACAGGACATGCGGGTTCAACGGGGTTTATCAGCCGCCCGTGCGGGGACAGTTCTTT GCCTTTTCGGGGCTTTATCACAACCTTCACTTTCTGAACCTGACTGGAGGGCAGTCCCTGAGCTCCGTCAATGCCACCATCTGGCAAttctgcaacagcagctgggagaag GTGCAGAAGGAGTTCCCCACCATGAACAGGACCCACCTTCGTGACACCTGTGCAGCCAGCACCTAcaccctcagccttctcctgcaAGGCTACAAATTCAACAACACAACGTGGCCTAACATCCACTTCGTCCAGCAG GTCGCTGACGTAGACGTGGGCTGGACTCTGGGCTACATGCTCAATCTCACCAACATGATTCCCTCAGAGACTCCCCAGAGAGTCATAGGGCTCCAGAGAAGCAACTGGATTGCAGCCACAGTTTTACTGGCCGTCATGCTCATCCTCATGTTCTGCCTGCTCACAGTCACATGCTGCCAGAAAAACCTTTCCGGTTATGAGAGGGTTTAG